The Pelecanus crispus isolate bPelCri1 chromosome 26, bPelCri1.pri, whole genome shotgun sequence genomic sequence TGGGTGgcaggggggtcctgggggggctggaggggactTACCGGGGTcccaggggggctggaggggattttgggggtcccagctgatgcccccggctgccgccccgGCCAGGACCTGCGCGAGGAGTGCATCAAGCTGAAGAAACGGGTCTTCGACCTGGAACGCCAGAACCAGGCGCTGAGTGACCTCttccagcagaagctgcagctctCGGCCGGATCCCTGCCCCAGGTGCGGCTGGGGCTGCGTCGGTGCCGGGGAGGGTGAGGGGTGTCacggggcagagcccccccaaaAGCTTAACCCAGCgtctccctcctctccagctgccGCTGCACCCGGTGCCCCCGGAcgccccagccagcccccagccaggctctgctgagcagccgcccccgctgctgccccccggccGCTGCGGTCCCCCGCCGGAGGTGGGTACCGGTGTCTGTGACCCCCCCTGCTCtggtgtccccctccccaggctgtggcgtccccctccccaggctgtggcatCCCCTTCCCCAAGCTCAGGCCAGTGCCTTTTCCAAGCCTGTGGTGTCCCCGAGCCCATGGTGTCCCCCTTTCCGGGCCCATGGTGTCCTCCGCTCTGTCCCCTTCCCCGGCTccatggtgtccccatccctgagccTGTGGCATCGCCCTTTCCAAGCCTGACTGCCCACAGCGTCCCTGTCCCCGAGCCTGTGGTGTCCCCTTCTCCGGGTCCCTGGCATCGTCCCCTCTGAGCCCCCCCCCACCTGTGACGTCCCTGGTGCCAAACCCCTTTCCCCCTGGTGTCCCTGACACCGttgtgtccccatcccaaaCCCCATCGCatccctctccctgtccccctccacCCGTGGTGCCCCCAGGGCgtccccctctcccagcccccccatccCAACCCCAGCACGGTGCCGTGGGGCTCAGTGCCGGGTGCTCGGGGTGACGGTGCCCGGTCCCCACAGGTGACCCCATTGATGCCAtcgggcagccccgggctcagccccggcgCCCCGCCCCTGGACGCCCTCTCCCctttcttcaagaagaaagCCCAGATCCTGGAGGTGCTGCGCAAGCTGGAGGAGACGGACCCACTGCTagggccccccccggcctcccccggctcccctGAGCCCTGCGCCGCGCCGGGCTGGCCCCCCTGCCcgctgcgggggccgggggctgccggggggtggcggggggccgagggcagcccctgctcctcGCCGGAGGAGGCtgcgccgccgcggggggcccTGCTCAGCGCCTTGGCCGAGCGGCTGCTGCGGGGCGAGGCGGGGTGCTGCCGGCACAGCAACGGCGAAGCCCCTGgggcccccccccggcagcggcaCAGCGAGCACCCCGCTTTCCTGGGGCTCTACGCCCCGGGCGAGGAGAGCCCCGAGGGGGGCTTCGCCCCACTTttgcccggggcggggggcaaccccctgccctccccgcccaAGGTGCTCAagctgccgcccccccccgccggcgctGCGCCTCAGCCCCCAGCTCGCCCGCGCCTCCAAGATCCCCTGCCGCAGCGGCAACGCCGAGGCCTCGCCGGCGCTCAGCCGCCGTGCCTCCCCCGATGCCCCCCCAGAGCCCGGctcccccgagccccccgctTTCCCCCCGCTGCGCACCTATGAGGCGGCTgagcagccccccgggccgccgggcccccctggcagcggggagcgagcggccgcctcccccccccagcgcccgccgcggcacggggggctcagccccgtcccgccgcccTGGCAAGAAGCCCCCCGAGCCGGGCTACCTGCCCTTCAAGGAGCGCCTGGCCGCCCTGGGCAAGCTgcggggggccgagggccgcgagccccccggcccggggcggcccgAGCGAGGCCACGGGGCCGAGCcacggccccctccccgggcaggtTTGGGAGGCAGCCTCAAGCACCCCGAGCCGGCCCATGGCGGAGAGCCCCTGGCCCGCTGCTACTCCTCCGGCTCCATGGGGGAGCCCGGCAAGGCGGGGGGCAAGGGGCGTCCCGCCGGCGGCAGGACCCCACCGCgcgcccccccggctccccccgccaaagccgcccgcagcccccatGGCAGCCCTACCAAGCTGCCCACCAAGGCGGGTGCCGGCAAAGCCGGGACGGCACGGGGCGAGGAGCCGGCGGGTGCCAAGGCGCCGGGGGTCCCCCGCAAAACCCCGCCGGCTCCCGAACCTCCCGGCacggggccgccgccgggcgccgcTGGGCACTCGGCCATCGAGGAGAAGGTGATGAAGGGCATCGAGGAGAACGTGCTGcggctgcaggggcaggagcgggcGCCGGTGGGCGAAGCCAAGGGCAAGGCGGCTGGCGGCTTGGCCAGCTGGTTCGGGCTGCGCCGCAGCAAGCTGCCGGCTCTGAACCGGCGCGGCGacggcagccggggccgggagTGGGCCGGGACGCCGGCTCCGTTGCGCCGGGAAGTCAAATTGGCCGCCCGCAAGCTGGAAGCCGAAAGCCTCAACATCTCGAAGCTGATGGAGAAGGCGGAGGATCTGCGCAAGGCGCTGCGGGAGGAGCACGCCTTTCTGCAGGGGCTGGCGCTGGAGAAGGGGCGCCCGCGGGGGTCCCCCTGCGGCCCCAGCCACCTCCCGGTGATGTACCAGGAGGTGACGGCCGAGACCTTCATGCAGCAGCTGCTTGACAGGTCAGCGGTGgtcccggggccgcggcggtgGTAGTGGGAATGAGGGtggtgggtgccccccaccctgacGTGGCGTCGTCCCCAGGGTGGACGGGAAGGACGTGGCTTACGAGAGCCGCCTGGAGCACAAGCGGGAGCTGTGTGACCTCCGGCAGGTCCCCCCCGACGCCAAAGACCCCCGGCTTTGCCGCCTGCCCCGCAATGGCATCGTAGGACACCTGCGGGAACCCCCTGACAAGGtgaggacccccccccccccccccccccccccaccgccagCCGTGTGCCCTCGCTGGGAGgacaggaccccccccccccatgaccACTCaccctctccccccccgccgcaggTACCCGACGTGGGGCTCCGGGATGAGCTGCCGTCGGACGAGAGCTTGTCCGAGTCAGGGACGTCGCAGCACTTCGCCGGTAAGAGGGTGCcgaggtggcgggggggggggggatatggCAAGgaggggggcactggggtggacccccccccacccccccccacccccccaccgGCACTGATGCCTCCATTTGTGCCGGCAGCCTGCGGGTCGCTGACGCGGACGCTGGACAGCGGGATCGGGACCTTCCCGCCCCCTGACTACGGCGGGGTGCCCGCCAAAAGCACCCCAAAACCGCGGGGCCGCCCTGAGCCGCTGCCCGCTGCTGTGCCGGCGCGGCCGCCGGCCATCACCAAAGTGCCGCGCAAGGCCCGGACCCTGGAGCGGGAGGTGCCCAACAcggaggagctgctggtggccagCAAACACCGGAGCACCCCGGCAtgccggcccccggccccccccggcccacACGGCCACCGCGCCGGTCCCCAAGGTCGGTGTCCTGCGTGCCAGGGGTGCGTGAGGTCCTGCCGATGGTGCCGGCTGCGCGCTCGTGGTCATGCGAGGTGCAACAGGTCTCGGCACGCGgtgggggtcatggggggccCTGCAGGCCTGCACTGACCCCCACCCCGAAATCTTTTCCAGCAGACGCCGGTGACGATGCCGGGAAGCCGCGGCGTGTCCAGCCCAGCAAGAACTGGACTTTCCCCAACGCCAAAGCCTGCGGTGCCGCCgaccccttcccctgcccccccggggggctggaggggctgcaCCATCCCACACTGGTAAgtgacggggggggggggggggggggggcgcagggaTGGGGGACCCCTTTGCCAGCCCTGGGGTGTAACTggcacttgggggggggggggggggggggtgcgtgtGGGGCACAGCAAGCCCCCCATAACCacgctgtgcccccccccccccccccaggcgcCCGTCTGCAGCCCAGCGGGGCTTCGAGGGGCGTCCCCGGaggcccccccgccgctgccccccaccctgagcGCCAGCAGCAGCCGGACGCCCAGCGCCTCGGATGTGGGGGACGAGGGCAGCACGGAGGCCCGCTCGCGGGACGGGGGGcacggccccccggggctggaGCACTCCGAGTCGCTCAGCGATTCCCTCTACGACAGCCTCTCCTCCTGCGGcagccagggctgagcccccccagccGCGCTCACACGTCTTCCgcacctccccaccccaccgccgccccccgctccTGCTCTGGGGGTGCTGCccggggtggtgggggggtgggggtcccggtgccccgtttccccctgccccggctctCTCCGATGGTGCTATTGCAGTgtacagcccccccccccccccaagccccgcCGCCGGGTTTTTAACTCAATAAAGCCGCCCTCCCCTggtttatttatatatgttcTTGTGCAGCCGCTCTCGTCTCTGCGTCGGCCGCATCCTGCccgcgggagggagggagggggccgAGAGGTTCAAGTCTCGAGCGTTTTTATTGAATCATCCCGGTATACAAAGAGGCGACGGTGGGATTGGGAGAACTCGGAATCAAAACGCCTTGGGCCCCGCCGGACAGCTTGCCCAGCGGATCCTCTTCTTTCCCATTGTGTTTCTTGGCACTGGTGCTAAAGGAGGGGCTCCTGCGCTGAGTTTGGCTTTGGGgggttccccccaccccgccccagcTGGCACTGGGGGGCCCAGGGCTGCCCGGGTAGGGGGATAAAGCCCCAGCTGCCGGGCCGTGGTGCCCGGGAGAAGCCGCTGCAAGAAGCTCACGCAGCGGCGAGACCCCCGAGGGAcgtggggtgctggtgggtgggtgggggggaaacggggacggggagggtggggggagccgAACTCCAGCAGGATCCACAAACGGGCCGGTTTCTaatcaaaaaaaagaaaatcagctaAACgagagaaaaaacccacaaggtGCGAAAGCTTCTGGGCTGCTTTTCATCGGCAGCAAAGCGTAACCCCTTTAATGAACCAGAGAAGGGACGGGGTGGTGGGGACGGGGGCGGATGGGGACGGCTCCACCTCGGCCCGGAGCCgcttcatttcttctccttcttcttgtTCTGCAAGAGGAGAGGCGGGCGTCACTGCCGGGCGCGCGGCCCGCGGCCCCCAGCCGTGAGGGGTGGCTTTGTGTCCCCCCCACAGCCGTGCCCGCGGCAGTGTCACCCACCTCGGTCATGCCCAGGATCATCAGGAGCTCCCGGAAGATGTTGACGAAATCGAGGAAAAGATCAACGCAGTgcctgcagggagggagcaaTGCATTCAGGGGGGGCCCAGCCCGCCCCGGTCCCCCCCGGGCCGcgtccccagcacccaccagaTGTAATCCTTGTCCCCGCTCTCCGCCTTCTCGATGATGAGCTGTGTGTCGAAGAGCACGAAGCCGCACATGATCATCAGCCCTAGGTACAGGTTGGCCTGCGGGACGGAAAGGGGACGTTTAGACGGGAACAGCCCCGCGTCGGCATCGCTGGTGGAAGCTGACAtctgtccgtccgtctgtccatCCTCCGCGGGGGCCTGGCAGACGGGAGGGGACTCACCGTGAAGAGCCAAGTGGATCCCACGAAGGCGTTGACCACGGAGGAGAGAAGCATCAAGGTGAGGCCGGAGAGCAGGAAACCTgcggggagagggcagggagtgaggcccggccccggctcgcCATGGGGTGCCCCCAGCACCACGCAGGGACCCTCCAGCCCCCCATGGGTCCCCTCCCTGGCCCCCCTCACCTCCCAGGTAGAGGAAGCTGCGGCGCCGGGCGTAGAGAGCG encodes the following:
- the NCKAP5L gene encoding LOW QUALITY PROTEIN: nck-associated protein 5-like (The sequence of the model RefSeq protein was modified relative to this genomic sequence to represent the inferred CDS: deleted 2 bases in 2 codons), translating into MSESVAEAPGDGSPAALGETGTSHELLQRLRELEAENSALAQANENQRETYERCLDEVANHVVQALLNQKDLREECIKLKKRVFDLERQNQALSDLFQQKLQLSAGSLPQLPLHPVPPDAPASPQPGSAEQPPPLLPPGRCGPPPEVTPLMPSGSPGLSPGAPPLDALSPFFKKKAQILEVLRKLEETDPLLGPPPASPGSPEPCAAPGWPPCPLRGPGAAGGWRGAEGSPCSSPEEAAPPRGALLSALAERLLRGEAGCCRHSNGEAPGAPPRQRHSEHPAFLGLYAPGEESPEGGFAPLLPGAGGNPLPSPPKVLKLPPPPAALRLSPQLARASKIPCRSGNAEASPALSRRASPDAPPEPGSPEPPAFPPLRTYEAAEQPPGPPGPPGSGERAAASPPSARRGTGGSAPSRRPGKKPPEPGYLPFKERLAALGKLRGAEGREPPGPGRPERGHGAEPRPPPRAGLGGSLKHPEPAHGGEPLARCYSSGSMGEPGKAGGKGRPAGGRTPPRAPPAPPAKAARSPHGSPTKLPTKAGAGKAGTARGEEPAGAKAPGVPRKTPPAPEPPGTGPPPGAAGHSAIEEKVMKGIEENVLRLQGQERAPVGEAKGKAAGGLASWFGLRRSKLPALNRRGDGSRGREWAGTPAPLRREVKLAARKLEAESLNISKLMEKAEDLRKALREEHAFLQGLALEKGRPRGSPCGPSHLPVMYQEVTAETFMQQLLDRVDGKDVAYESRLEHKRELCDLRQVPPDAKDPRLCRLPRNGIVGHLREPPDKVPDVGLRDELPSDESLSESGTSQHFAACGSLTRTLDSGIGTFPPPDYGGVPAKSTPKPRGRPEPLPAAVPARPPAITKVPRKARTLEREVPNTEELLVASKHRSTPACRPPAPPGPHGHRAGPQDAGDDAGKPRRVQPSKNWTFPNAKACGAADPFPCPPGGLEGLHHPTLAPVCSPAGLRGASPEAPPPLPPTLSASSSRTPSASDVGDEGSTEARSRDGGHGPPGLEHSESLSDSLYDSLSSCGSQG